From Punica granatum isolate Tunisia-2019 chromosome 1, ASM765513v2, whole genome shotgun sequence:
ataaaaatataataaataaccTAAATCCGgactaaaataataaaaattcagaaaattaaaGATTGTATTAAAAACCTTAAAACAtttaaatataagaaattacaaaagaattcataaaatttgaaaaaaaaagttcaaaaggaaaaacaaaaacaaccagaaaataaaaagaaaaaaaataaaattcagagttTGGTTTTTACAAACTAAagagagttaaaaaaattaacgtgcagtccaaaataaataaataaataaataaataaggcaaaattgaaaataatcaaaatttaaaaaaaaaatctgaaatttttcaGCTACTTGAGAAATGATCAAAGCGTACATGTCAGCGTTTTGAGCAAAAATGTTGTGGACTTTTGATTGtatgacaaaaataaaattctcaagCGAAAACAAACGTGTGTTGCACCAACTTTTTTTGTTTCTGAGAAAGAGGGAACATGGAGAATGTGTATTGATAGTGTTTAGACCTGTTTTTCGCATCTAACGGACGTTACAAGATCGTGACGAATGTGACATTTGGATGAGCTTTGTTGTCGAATTTTGGGATTAATAAAGGCCTATGACTCGCCATTCACATTTTTGGATACAAGAAGAGGCCCGTGTTATGAGGCGGCCCATAATCGAACACTTGATGACCCGACTAGAGGATCCGCGGCATTACCCGATCCTGAAGGCCGCTGGTGGATTGGTATTCGTGGAGGAGATTATAGTAACTTTTAATTGGGCTGATTTGATCAAATTAGCTGAGAGCTCCAGCTGAACAactctaaaaaaaatttgatatgaCAGCCCGTATTGCATTAAGCGTCGAGCATCTAACAATGGCATTGCAAGTCGATGGTATATCAACTGACAGGAAGTCCACCACATTGTACAACATTTTGGGACTCCTCCAGAAAGAGACCGGGAGGGAAACCATCCCGACGGGCTCTGCAGTATTTCCAGTGAAGCCGATTACGTGGTGGCTTGGGGGGGGGATGGTTCCTCTTTGATCCCGCCTCTATATTGATCATCTATCTTCCATATGCTTTCCACGCAGAGGAAGAATCTCCTTCGGCTGCAGGTCCTCCGgcaataatattaataaccCCACAGGGATCGACTCCCTCTTGGGAGTCCTGTCGCGAGTCCCCCGCGAGTTTGACTCATCCCTTCCGCTCTCTGTAGTCGCTTCGGGGTTGTCGCTTTCCTCGCAAAGGAAGAGTCTCTTCCGGCTGCAAGTCCTCCGgcaataatattaataaccCAGCAGGGATTGACTCCCTCTTGGGAGTCCTGTCGCGAGTCCCTCGCGAGTTTGACTCATCCCTCTGCTCTCTGTAATAGCTTCAAGGTTGTAGCTTTCCGCGCAAAGGAAGAGTCTCCTCCGGTAGTAAGTCCTCCGgcaataatattaataaccCTGCAGTGATTGACTCCTTCTTGGGAGTCTTGTCGCTAGTCCTCCGCGAGTTTGACTCATCCCTCCGCTCTTTGTAGTCTCTTCGAGGTTGTCGCTTGTATTCCTTTGGAGGACTTTGACATCTATCAATGCTTGGAGGGCTAACTGAATGCTTAGTGGAGTCCGTTTTAGTCGGGCCGCTTCCCAAGACAAAGTCTTtaagggcctgtttggtttgatGATTAGATTTTAGAataatgattttgattttaactctacccactacacaacaaaaatacatgtttcccaagtcaaatttataatattatctcatttgtctttttccataatcaaaatcaaagttactttaattctgaaaccaaacgcccccTAAGATACCCTGCTCGGATTAACTTCTCAATGTCCATTTTCAGCGTCCAACAATTTTCAGTATCATGACCATTTGCTTTATGGTAGCAGCAATGCTTGCTAGGGTCTCTACCTTTGGGCTTCCCTAGTTCTGGCTTGGGGAACTTCCTCGGGTGCAAACGCGCGATCTTGTTCATCACCACTGCTTGGTTTTCATTCAGCGGAGTACACTGCTTTTCCGATACCCTAGTAGAGGTCGAGCTTCTCTAGGCCTTTTGGCCTTCTTGAGGAgtctctttcctcttttcccttgctttttctttccttttcttcaatCTGCTGAGTGGCTCCTCAACAAACATGTACCTCTGGGCAACAGCAGTCATCCGATAGAAATCCTTAGGATGGATTGTCAATAGAGCCTTAATTAGATCCACATTATGGAGGCCTTTCCAGAATGTAGACATCATCTCAACTTAGGTTAAACCTTCAATCTCGGTGACTTCCCTTCGAAAGCAACTATACCAATCGCGTAGGGTCTCTTTCTCCCCCTATTCGAGGTTGAATATCTCCAACTTGCTCTTCTTCACCTTCCTTGTTCCCGCAAATTGCTCAATAAAAGCTTCTTTCAGTTGTTTAAAACTTCGAATGCTCCCAGGAGGAAGCGAGTGATACCAAGTGCTTGCAATACCTTTTAGAGTTGCCGGGAAAAGCAAACACGTGATCTCGTTAGTAGCATTTCCTTCCCATGAGTGAGGTGGTGTGATTCCTCACGTATTCGATTGGGTCAGCATTCTTGTCAAATTGAGCAATGGTTGAGACATTGAATATCCTCGGGATCACCATTTCCCTTATCTCAAGGATGAAAGGTGAGTCGCTATTTTCGTCCACTGCAGGTAACACCCTCTGCTTCCTCTTGACTGTTTGGAGCAAAGGTGCCACTTGTTCTTTTACTAGCTTCCCAACGTCTTCAGGAGGGAAGAGCGTTGTCACTGGTACGGCAGTCACGCCGAGTATCTCGACAGGGCGACTTCCCTTATGGACTGTCGATATCGTCCCAACCGTTGCTTGGCGTGGGAAGTCACCTTCACCCTCAGAATcttaggttgcgtttggtttcatagtaggattttaaaatcagattttgattttgaaaaagagtggtataaatggggcccaccctttgactttgtatgagttatgttgttttattgtgaaaaaaagtaatataaatggggcccactctttgactttgtacgagttattttgttttgtagtgggcaaagttaagttagaattgtgattctaaaattacatcctaaaaccaaacagggCCTTAATATCTTCAAAACTATGTTCAAAACTGTTGGAAGGAAAGTCTTCGAAGACCATGGGGCGTTTACCCGCGGCACGAGAGGCCAAGTCCCAACCCTCCTGCCCTAGTGGCCTTGGGGCTGGCCACCAGTACTTTGGGGGCGGATCCTGCATCCCCCTGATGCAACTGGTTCTGCGGGTGACCTTCGACCAATGGCTAGGGTCGACGCAGATTTGAAATTGTTTATCCTTTCCAAAGAAGAGTTTTTCTTGAACTTCCCATGCCTTTCCTTAACCTTCCCTTGGTTGTTCTGGGAGCTCACTGAGCCTTTTTGAGCGCTGTACATTTGCGATTTCATCCGTAACCACAACTTCTTGGACACATTCCCCCATGCCGTGGATCCGCTCTCACCCTTGGCACGCCCTAGCTTCTCGATCTCCTGCCTCATATGGGAGCACTCCTTCTCAAGCTCTGACTCCCTCATCCTCATGTTGTCTATCCCTACTTTCAGCACCTGGTTCTCCTTCACAGTTGAGGCCCATCCCCCTCCTACTCTGTCAGTAGTAGGTCCACTAGGCCCTCCTCTCAGCTGTCAAGAACCGCCGTTGAGATTCGCAGACACAAGGAAGCAGCCTCTGATGGAAATTCTGAGCTGCAACTGCTTGAAGAAGAGGACTTGGATTATCATTCGCAAGGGTAGCCTCTCGTTCTTTGCTGCATGGGTACAAGCTTCCAGTGAAAGCTTCTCGCAGTCACGGGTGTGACTGCATACAACACATTATGAACATACGAATTACATCAAAGACATTGGATCGTTATAAATTTAAAGAACATCGAAACAATAGGAGTCTTAGAAATCAACCAACTCTAAAtgtatatttaaaaattaatcacCTTATCTATTGCACGGTAAATACCATCATCCAAAGGTCTAACGTAGTCGGGGACACCAGCGGCAGAGCTTGAAATTTGGGGAGCTTAAAGTTGATATCAGGGGCGACCTCAGCGAGTTACTTATcaataagcttcgcaaccatCATGATCGGAGTCAATGATGGGGATTGACTGCTCATCATCATCGACAGAACATGAAGAGGCTCCACCTGCACAACTTGCAGCCTGATCCATAGCAAAGAAGTGCTTGAGAAGCCTCCGAACACAGTTCTCATTGTATAGAGTCTCCATGGAATGAGGGAGGTTAGGCATCAAGAAGTCCTCCAAGGTGGCTTGATCGAGCTGCATCCCGATTCTCCTCTCTAAACTCGATATGCAAGTGGAACCTGCTTGCAGGATTGTGGCGATTCAGAGCAACCCGAAAAGGAACTTAGCTGGGATGAGACCCTTCTGCATTGGGAGCATTCGGTTAATCTCTTCCAACAGAGTCCTATGCTCCTCTTTTAAAAGTGGGGCTCCTAGGCCTATAGAGGCTAGCCGAGTGCTTGACACTTTCACATCCTTAGGTCCAAACACCATATAATTACCAGTGAATGTCAACTGCGCCactaaaagtaattttttcttcatacCTGGGACATGACAGACGTCCCGTAGCTGCAACTTCTTCGTGCTAAGCATCGGACAAATCTCGGCCTTCCCAATGTTGGCGATAAGCAGCTTTGTGTTATATGCCAACACAATCACATTATCTCCTCTATAGGTTGACATACTCCAAAGCTTCTTCTGGTCATCGATCATGTGGTTGGAACACCCGGAATCAATGATCCAATCATTACTATAATCAACTCCGCTGGACTTCGGCACTGCTAGTGACAGCCTCTCTGTCTCCTTCGCTACTAGTCACCACAATTACCTCTTTTCCCTGGGATGACTCCATCTCATCCTCATCCCAATATTCATTATCTTCATGGGCCTTCATTGTCGCGTTACTTTTAGCAACTTTCATCTTCAATATGCAACCCTTGGCGAAATTGCCCTTTCTTGCTGCATTTATAGCAGATAAGGTTGCGTCTCCTAGACCCATACTCTTGGCCTTCAGTCTCTTGGCCCCGACTAGCTCCCCATTCTCGAAAGCTCTTCTCCTAGTTGTCTGTTGCTCCTCTCACTACTATATAAAGCTTCTTCTTTGCTTTTCAGAAACTCATGTCATTTGTTGTGCTATAGTCTCCTGATTAGAGAGAAGGTTCTTGAGGTCCCCTACGAAGGGCTGGACTTAGGGGTGATCGATTCCGGATACCCTGTTATTTTCatgatacccggaccctaccctgtaagggacTGGTTCCAAGATTTGGAACCGGATtctaccctgttgaatcctAGAACTAGGActtacccggaacctgtattataccacaagttctgggtaccctgttggaacttgtaaatttttttcggtttcATCCAGTTTGGTGGTTGTTTTAAGTGAATAAGATTAATAAAGGGCATCGCTCACAGATCAAAAAGGAGAACTTGACTTGAAGCAACCCAATGATTTGTAGAACAAACTTTTGCATTTGTGCTGAAATCATGAGTTAACTGCACCGAAGCTGTTGTTACAAGTGACCTTTGAATCTCTGTCGTTAATTTGTTCAGAATGAATTGATGTATTCACCCGAAGGCCCAACTGAACTTAGTGACTGTAGAAACTGTATGATGCCTAGGGAGAAATCGATATCCAATAGTCCCACCATCATCGAAGACAAAATCCGATCAACAAAAGTAATAAAAACTAGAATTTGAACAGAAAGGGTTTCAAGATCTTTCAGACGTTCTTTCTTCTACCACAAGAGGAAGAAACAGGTTGCAGAACCAACGGaggataaaaaaatgtaaagcaAAACTTTTTAATCTAACAAGATAGATGATGATAACCAAATTAATCAATTTCAGTAGCAAGCAGTTGAGAGCAATAatgtaattaaattttatatacttCCATTTGCTAAAGGTTGGATCTATTTGGTTCAGTATGCACATATACATTAGTAACATTATGCTTCTATTTCTATTCCAGTAGATGGGATCACAAATTCCTCCAATCAAACCAACTAGAGTTCAGAGAGAGTCGGAGACAACAGAGGAGGCAGAATCTCACCGGGAAAGGGAGCTTCAAGGAGAGTCGGAGACAACAGAGGAGGCAGAATCTCACCGGGAAAGGGAGCTTCAAGGAGAGTCGGAGCCGGAGAGTCGGAGACAAGAGGCAATCGACGGAAAGGAGCTGCAGGGGATTACAAAGCCGATTTAGGGTTTTGACAATTAACAGTACAGACTAACAGAGCCTATTCGATGGAGAGTCCAGAGGAGAATCTCACTGGGAGAGTCGGATAAGAGAGCGACGGAGAGGAGCCGGAGTGGAGAGTCGGAAACGAAACGAGAGCGACGGAGAGGAGGCAGGATAGAAGCTCACCGCCGTCACCAGGAAATGGGATCACAACACGAGCACACTCGAAGACGAGATGTGAGCGACGGAGTCGAGAGTCGGAGACGAGAGGCGACCGACGGAGAGGAACTACAGTGGGAAAGTCGGAGGCGATTCAAAGGAGAGGCGACTTAGTCCCAGATGAATCCTGTGTTTCCGACTCCTGCTTGAGACTAATTGAGActaactttactttttttttatagtaatTACCATCCGTTCCGAATATCGGTTCCGGTTCTGGATACCCTATATGTTGAAACCTGAATCGGATGTCACCGGTTCTTTATTttgatacccggaccctaccctattttcaatacgagctacccagACCCTACTctaacgggtaggttccgactggttccgggtatacccggtacccATGCACACCCCTACCCTAGACTGTGGCAATAAAACTCCTATAGTCAGGCCTTAGTCCATGAATTATTATCCTCCATATTCTTCCTTCATTAATTTTCGACTTGGAATCCAGCTTCGATATTTCGAGTCAAATTGACTTAATCTTGGtgaaatatttattgatattCATTTCTCATTATTTAAGGCCAATGCAATGGGtttggattttaaaattttttttaagtcaaTTCTAACTCAACTTcacttatctttaattcaacaacacaattattacttaatcattattttatctcaactattcattattttttcacactttttctcataattcaataacacaatcattacttaattattactttatctcaactattcattattttttcacactttttctcataattcaacaatacaatcattacaaactaattaaaaccaaaactcaactcaactcaactctaaatccaaatacATTCTAAAATTCATTCTCTAATAACTGCAATCTCATATCGTTCTTCTTCGTAAACCTTGCGGCTAGAATATCTCAAGCCTCTTTAGGACTAGTGACGTACCTGATATGTTCTAGCATATCTTCTTCGGTCAACACCTTAATGGTAGACATGACTTTCTCGGCCTTGATCTTCCACTTCCTAAGTGCGATGATGTCTTCGGTGGGTACTGTGGTCTCACTGCCGCCAACGATTTCCAAGAGATCTTGGCCAACAAATATGACTCCATGAATGTTTTCCACGTGCTATAATTTTGATTGTTCAATTTCTTTACGCTGTCGATTGTATAGAACTCTGCCATATCTGTCGCTTGGCCTTCTCACGTGCTTGCTATGGTCCCAAACCTATAACTCACCGTCCCTGACTGTGGTCGCTTGCGGCATTCTTAGCTTCGACAGAACCTCCTCCGAGTCCCGTCCCTAACTGAACTCGCACCAGAACAAAGTGTCGACCCTTCAGCGGTATTGCGGTCCTTGATCGACCCGCTCTGATACAACTCGTAGGTGCTCCAATACGAATTGTAGGAGCTCTCTCGAACACTAATCTAGTAAACTTTGGTTCGGGTATGGTGGGCCGGCAAAACAACGAACTTTTTACTAATCTCAAAAATATTAACACAATACAAACTCACACTCACCCACtcctcacacacacacacaaatatGAAAGCAACATACTAGGTAGGTCCTATCAAATGGCCTCAGAACGCTCCATTTCTAAATGaaatttctcgatttttttaaattttaaaatttaaaataatttttataataaaattagcaacaaattctgacaaaattattttccattAGAATATTCGATTTTAAAAAGATCAAAAATACCACCAAATCTTTTAGATATCACGGTAATCTCCAATTGAAGGcattatgaattttctaaaggtaattttcttagttttttatatttttaataagaattGTTCATtgaaaaaggaagacaaatcAACTATAATTCGCGGTGCTAGGTCAACTATACATGTGTGGAGAATCGGGGATTCCTCCGTTGAGGTAAGCACTCACCTCGTTTTTTTCGTTTTCCATCAACCTGTCCACCAAGTGGGAACCAATGAATCCAGCTCCTCCAGTGACCAAAATCCTCATATTGGGCTGCAATCAAAGAACGAACTTTCAGATCAGATGACAAAGGAGGTACCACCACATGGAGGCATAAAGAAGAGATTTGGGCCCAACAGAAATACGTAGTAAGCAAAATTACCTGGAAGAATTTGGAGAAACGGAGAGGGGTGTTAGGTAATTAGTGATCACAGtatatattagaaaaaaaataattaattaactaattaattaattccgGTAATTGATCATGTGCAATATAATtcttaaggaaaaaaaaaagcttgttttctgataattaattaattgcttGCGGATGATGTGGATGACGGAGCCATAAAGAGCCTCACAGTGAGTTATGGTAAAGGCAAACTCCTGTGTTTTCTATGCGATCCGAAGGGGATCATTGATGTGGTAAATGAACTAACATGAACATGCTCTTCGATTCGTTACCGTAATTAATGTATACAATTGAAGAAAGTCCCCCGCCATTCTCTCCATGCATGTGAGCCAATTCATCAGATTTGGTTAAACAAATCATTCACTGCTACAACTTAATTACCTGCAAAACATTACTGAAATTGGACATATAGGAGAATGTGGAATGGTAGATCTCTCCATGCATGTGAAccaattcatcaaattcggTTAAACAAATCATTCATTGCTTGAATTGATTGACCGTATTGTATGGTGGCATGAACCAAAACAATGGGACGGGAAACTTCGcatgataaataataaataacctCTCTCTTAGTCATGCATTGTCAACTTATATTTCAGATACATTTTTTCggataataataaaagtatatatatatatatacatatatactaataataattattataacttATATGTTTAATATTGTACATGTCAAcagtaaattatatatatttgttcatatattcaagttaatttataattttatttctatttatgCATCTTATCAAATGATGCggattgagaagccgagagaaagGGGAAGAGGCGGAGAGCCTCATGGCCCAAGTCGGGTCTTATGAGGTTTCCTCGACCCGTTTTCGATcgtttttcgcatgctcaaatattaaacacaataaataacacgtattttgcaaaatcggtattgccatgacaTTACAGAACAAGTCTTTTGGCCTGAAAAACCTAGAACCTAAGGTCCTAACCCACTTTTGCCCGTGTATGCTTAAGTCCAATGCATGCTTAATCAGGTAATTATGTTTTGGTCCAGAATAATCAATTAAACATCCAAAACTATGtaaggatgacagaaacttatcagttagataagaaagacTATTCAGATGAACCCGCGcttgaacaggtagcccattcaaTTTATAAGAGCCATTTAGATAAGGACATAATTGTAAATTCAGTGAAATAATTACCCACTTCTTTGGATAAAATATCaatattacataatatttttaaaactttttgaaaaaGATTACGTTATCTATGAATATTTTGCAATCTTGAAACGTGTACTTTGtacattaagccgtgggcatttatttttctgcacacatgcatcatgcagtttttaaaattagggtgtcattcgcattgatgagtACTAAGTTAATAATTCTGAGATGATCGGGAATTAGAGCTCTTATCAAATGGTCCATCAATGGCCAGTTCAACGGCTTGAAACCCGCAAATCAAAGCCTTCGgcaattcattcaatttaaataattcCACACACGTAGTAATTGGGACAATCCATTCAACTAATTAACTCATAAGAcatttaaatgaattgcacgaatCAATGATCAGATTGCCCAACTAATTGATGATGACCAACTTGGATGATGGCTGCCATTCCCAGCAGCCTCCTTACTCTCTTGAACGTGACAGAGCGGGGAAAAGGGAAGAGATGAtatggagaaagagagaggaagggaATAGAACTTTAATTTGCGATTTGAAGTGGGAAAGGTGTAAGGTACAATCACTTTGAAAGTGGTTGCATAATACATGCaagtaaattatgaaaatttatagTGAAATAACTCAATTTTAAGCAAATTACACGTCTTTCGAATAAATTACAcgtattttaagaaattatttaaattgttAGTAAATTACTATATTTGGATTAAAATGTATGGTTTTCGAATAGCTTTTACTAACGATGCTAGTATGTCCTATTCGAATTTATTaggtaatttaatattttcttgagATTCAAGAAAGATATTGCGCTTGATATATAACACTAACTAACCAATGATATTATTTCGATGTTATACGATCATAAAATGAACAATTTGACATTcgcaataaaataaataatagtataCTGCTAAGTTTCTGGCcaagaaaataattacttcacaactttttttatttttttccccgaAGCTACATATGACAAAATTGATATGACTTTAGGACACGTctaattattcattaatttttcggttatttaattaatgtttGTAAATAAAGAGTAGAAATAAAgttgatatataattatttacccaaaaaaattgatatatgaTCGTAGAACAATGTTATTAGGTTAATCAACAATAGCGTTTGGATAATCATAGGACTTGTAATATCTTCTCGAACGAAATTCATTTGTTAACAATGTCTCGTACATAGTTACATCACACTCTTAATAAGCATCCTAACCAAGAAATTACAATGATAGAAACACGATTCAGCTCATCCTAGGATGATACCGAGTGCCAGACAGGGATCGATCTGGTTCAAGCCCAGTGGACCCTCTCAGCGAAGGCAAGGCAGTTATCGAGTAAGTGACGAAGCCTGGCATTCTGGATGGCGAGCGGGTTAAGCCCTCTGAACTCATCATCGCAATCCCCGTAGCTGTCGATTGCGCTGCTGAGGAAGGTGGTAAGTGTACCGTAGTCTCCTGAGGGGGCAGCGTCCATGGCAGTCTGGATGTCCTCGAGCGCGTCATCATAGTCGTTCTTGCATGCCTTGAAGCTGTCGACCATCATGGGGCTAGTCGCCTTTCCCTCGTAGCTTGTTATGAGATCTTTGAGGCCGTTGGTCTCGTTGACGACGACCTTGACGGCAGTCTCAAAGACGAACTTCATGTCATCGAGTGCAGCGTTCCCGTCCAAGAATGGGGTCATGGCTGACACGCAGAGGTCGGGGTAGCTCGTTAGCTGGGTGCAGAGCATCTTAAGCTTGAGGGCAGCCGCACCGGGAAGCATCATACCAACCCCAAGGCCATTGTTGGACCGAGGAGGTGGGGCGGTGATTGCCACAGGAGGAGGGGTCGCCTTGGGTGGCGGTGGGGTGGATATGGGGGTGGGCGGGGGCTGGGTAGATACTGGAGCGGGAGGGGGTGGGGTGGCCTTAGGGGGTGGTGGTGGGCTGTAAGTGGGGGGTGGTGGGCTGTAAGTAGGGGGTGGGGTGGCCTTAGGGGGTGGTGGTGGGCTGTAAGTAGGGGGTGGTGGGCTGGGGGTTGGGGGTGGTGGGCTCGGCGGCGGAGGGGAGGCAGCCTTGGGGGGCGGCAAGCTCTTTGGggtaggaggaggaggaggagtcaCCTTCGCCACATTGGGAGACGGCGAGCTCTCTCGGGGCATGGGGGTGGCGAGCTCTTCACGGCATTAGGGGGAGTACCCGAGACCACCACCTTGGGGGAAGGTGAGCTCTTCGGGGCAGAAGGAGAAGGAGTGGCTGCCTTGGGAGCCGATGGAGGGGTCACATGGCTAGGGGAAGGAGTCACCGCTTGATTGGTTGGGGGAGGAGTCAGGGAGGACTTCTCAGGTGTATGGCCGAGCCCGGGATCAACTTTGCCAGCCGAGTTCCGGGGACGGCACACGGCCTCAGTCGGGTTGAGGAGGACGAAGGAAAGGGAGAGGATGAGGAGCAACATTTGATTCATTCTGTGCTCCATTCCTTTAGGATTGTATGTTTTCGAGGGAAACAATTGTTCGGTTCCTGACAATGGGGGGGGGGAGAGGGGATTTAAGGGATTGGAGGGATTGGGAAAAatgggaaaacaaaagaatttgagGTTTCGAGTTGGGAGGTCGGTTTTTCCTGTCGGAGAGTGAATTTAGGTTGAAAGGGCCTTTACAGCCTCTGAGATTTTATGGCAAGTTAACAGCAATTCTCAAGGTGTCCTACCTTATTTTCTATATGTTCCCGCTATTATCTTCTAGTTTCTGTTCCCGAACCGAAAGTCGAAATTAGGTTCTGCCATTCCCAATTTGACGTTGTGGAATCGTGCCGTAGTTTGTCTAAAAATGTCCCCCGCTTCTGTCCGTAAAATGAATCCTACACCATGTACATTAATTCTTGTTGTAATGTGGGTTTGGGTGATTTCAGTAATGCCGTTGCGGAATCGTGCCGTAGTTTGTCTAAAAATGTCCCCAGCTTCTGTCCATAAAATGAATCCTACACCATGTACATTAATTCTTGCTGCAATGTGGGTTTGGGTGATTTCAGTAATGCCGTACCCCGATTGAACCCCGTGTTATTGATAATGATGGAATTGTTACCATAAGGCGTTTGATCAGCGGCTAAAATAGTCCATGTCATGagaattgattgattaatCAGACGTATGAAGTGTTCTTAGCAGATTGATCACATCGTGCATGTATAAAGAATGCCGCAGATAATTGAACTAAATGATTTTCATCCCACATACTATAAATTTGTGATCTCAGTGAGAAGATAAACGAATGTAGAACGCACCGTCATCACAAAATCGGTAGGAAAAACACAAGAACAAGCACACAGCGTATAGTTGCTGCTTCTGGAAAGTAGATTGTGTATTAGGATTTTGCCGTGACAATATAGTTCGATGTTGTTGATAATAATTGTTGTCCACGGCAAATCAGCATTTTCACCGTGTCCATGGGCTACACGGTACGAGCAAGAAAGTTGTCCCTTTAAGGGATAGTGGAAGTTT
This genomic window contains:
- the LOC116203392 gene encoding lysine-rich arabinogalactan protein 19-like is translated as MEHRMNQMLLLILSLSFVLLNPTEAVCRPRNSAGKVDPGLGHTPEKSSLTPPPTNQAVTPSPSHVTPPSAPKAATPSPSAPKSSPSPKVTPPPPPTPKSLPPPKAASPPPPSPPPPTPSPPPPTYSPPPPPKATPPPTYSPPPPTYSPPPPPKATPPPPAPVSTQPPPTPISTPPPPKATPPPVAITAPPPRSNNGLGVGMMLPGAAALKLKMLCTQLTSYPDLCVSAMTPFLDGNAALDDMKFVFETAVKVVVNETNGLKDLITSYEGKATSPMMVDSFKACKNDYDDALEDIQTAMDAAPSGDYGTLTTFLSSAIDSYGDCDDEFRGLNPLAIQNARLRHLLDNCLAFAERVHWA